The genomic window AGATGAACATGAATTTTATGGTAATGGATTTGAGAATCTAGGAAATGCTTTTCAAGAATTAGGTTTTTGCATGATGGAAGTTGGACTTTGTGTTGCTAGAATCTGTGATAAGGCAATTGGTGGCAATGAATTGGAACAAAGTTTATTGGAATCGAATGCCGCGAAGGGGCGTCTTATTCATTATCATTCTTATTTAGATGCTATTCTGCTTCAAGAACTTGATAAGAGCAAGACGAATAACAAACGAGGGGTTACGAATGCAAAGCCATTGGAAGGGTCGTGTTTGAATTCTATTGCTTGTGATGCAGTTCATTCCAATTTGTGGCAGCAGTGGCATTATGATTATGGTATATTTACTGTTCTAACAGATccgttttttctttttccgtCTTATTCAGAGATGAGTGCGATACAAGATTCATCTACTTGTGTTGAATATCCATCACCAACTGGGAATACAAATTTGCAGATATATGATCCTAATAAGAAAAGGGTACTTATGGTGAGGGCTCCTCCTGAAAGTTTTATCGTTCAAGTTGGGGAATCGGCTGATATAATCTCTAAAGGGAAGCTGCGATCGATCCTACATTCTGTTCATAGACCTTTGAAGTTTGAAAATTTGAGCCGAGAAACTTTTGTTGTATTTCTGCAGCCTGCTTGGACTAAAACTTTCTCTATCTCAGATTATCCTCTTGAAAAATCGGCATTCGATGGGGTTGATGGTCAGTGTGTTTTGGTGGAAGAGTTTGATGATGAAAAACAACAGTCTGGGCAGGATGATAACAAACTAAGCCTAGAAATTCAGAAAATAGTTCCCCCACTTTCATCGCGATTAAAGGATGGGATGACTTTTGCTGAGTTCTCGCGCGAAACAACGAAACAGTATTATGGTGGTAATGGTTTGCAATCAAATAGATGACTGAAAG from Trifolium pratense cultivar HEN17-A07 linkage group LG1, ARS_RC_1.1, whole genome shotgun sequence includes these protein-coding regions:
- the LOC123903020 gene encoding uncharacterized protein LOC123903020 isoform X1, producing the protein MEECDVIDLFELHYSELSSSSKKSDSIMKALGSNGPGLLAVTGIPNISNLRSYLLPLARKLSLLDRQTRNRILKEHNLGSDVPLKNPHRSVSSFAMQLKYAKTNSEEKDEHEFYGNGFENLGNAFQELGFCMMEVGLCVARICDKAIGGNELEQSLLESNAAKGRLIHYHSYLDAILLQELDKSKTNNKRGVTNAKPLEGSCLNSIACDAVHSNLWQQWHYDYGIFTVLTDPFFLFPSYSEMSAIQDSSTCVEYPSPTGNTNLQIYDPNKKRVLMVRAPPESFIVQVGESADIISKGKLRSILHSVHRPLKFENLSRETFVVFLQPAWTKTFSISDYPLEKSAFDGVDGQCVLVEEFDDEKQQSGQDDNKLSLEIQKIVPPLSSRLKDGMTFAEFSRETTKQYYGGNGLQSNR
- the LOC123903020 gene encoding uncharacterized protein LOC123903020 isoform X2; translation: MQLKYAKTNSEEKDEHEFYGNGFENLGNAFQELGFCMMEVGLCVARICDKAIGGNELEQSLLESNAAKGRLIHYHSYLDAILLQELDKSKTNNKRGVTNAKPLEGSCLNSIACDAVHSNLWQQWHYDYGIFTVLTDPFFLFPSYSEMSAIQDSSTCVEYPSPTGNTNLQIYDPNKKRVLMVRAPPESFIVQVGESADIISKGKLRSILHSVHRPLKFENLSRETFVVFLQPAWTKTFSISDYPLEKSAFDGVDGQCVLVEEFDDEKQQSGQDDNKLSLEIQKIVPPLSSRLKDGMTFAEFSRETTKQYYGGNGLQSNR